One Denticeps clupeoides chromosome 10, fDenClu1.1, whole genome shotgun sequence genomic window carries:
- the guca1b gene encoding guanylyl cyclase-activating protein 2 has translation MGQRLSEENDDKEIDVAELQEWYKKFVVECPSGTLFMHEFKSFFGVTENPEAADYIENMFRAFDKNGDNTIDFLEYVAALNLVLRGKLEHKLKWTFKMYDKDGSGCIDKTELKEIVESIYRLKKACHGELDEECNLLTPDQVVDRIFELVDENGDGELSLDEFIDGARRDKWVMKMLQMDVNPGEWISEQRRRSDPTAKPDDQSNSYTQANYTDNKAELMG, from the exons ATGGGACAACGCCTCAGTGAAGAGAACGATGACAAAGAGATTGACGTGGCTGAGCTACAGGAATGGTACAAGAAGTTTGTAGTGGAGTGCCCCAGCGGGACCCTCTTCATGCATGAGTTCAAGAGCTTCTTTGGGGTGACTGAGAACCCAGAGGCTGCGGACTACATAGAAAATATGTTCCGTGCTTTTGATAAGAATGGG gACAACACCATCGATTTTCTAGAATATGTGGCAGCACTGAATCTTGTCCTGAGAGGGAAACTGGAACACAAGTTAAAATGGACTTTTAAAATGTACGACAAGGATGGGAGTGGCTGCATCGACAAAACAGAGCTGAAGGAGATTGTGGAG tCGATCTACCGCTTAAAGAAAGCATGCCATGGAGAGCTGGATGAAGAGTGCAATTTGCTCACCCCAGATCAAGTGGTAGACCGAATATTTGAGCTGGTGGATGAGAATGGGGATG GTGAGCTTTCTCTGGATGAGTTTATCGATGGAGCTCGACGAGACAAGTGGGTCatgaaaatgctgcaaatggACGTTAATCCCGGCGAGTGGATCAGTGAGCAGCGGCGGAGGAGCGACCCGACAGCCAAACCTGATGACCAATCCAACTCATATACACAAGCAAACTACACAGACAACAAAGCTGAATTAATGGGTTAG